From the Helicobacter pylori genome, one window contains:
- a CDS encoding amino acid ABC transporter permease: MALDWDFMFHSIPMFLKGLELTLYISFFGILLSLLVGFLCAIILYFKTRFLSPVAYIYGEIARNTPLLIQLFFLYYGLNEIGLSALECAILALGFLGGGYMSQSFLLGFKSLASIQRESALSLGFGPLKMMYYIILPQSLSVSMPSIGANVIFLLKETSVVGAIALTDIMFVAKDFIGIYYKTTESLLMLSLTYLIALLPLSALFVILERSFKKKVA; the protein is encoded by the coding sequence ATGGCATTAGATTGGGATTTTATGTTTCACTCCATCCCTATGTTTCTTAAGGGGTTAGAACTCACGCTTTATATTTCTTTCTTTGGGATTTTGCTCTCTCTTTTGGTGGGGTTTTTGTGCGCGATCATTTTGTATTTTAAAACGCGTTTTCTCTCTCCTGTTGCCTATATCTATGGCGAAATCGCTAGGAACACGCCCCTACTCATCCAGCTTTTCTTTTTGTATTACGGGTTGAATGAAATCGGTTTGAGCGCTTTAGAGTGCGCGATTTTAGCGTTAGGGTTTTTGGGTGGGGGGTATATGAGTCAAAGTTTTTTGCTTGGGTTTAAGAGCTTGGCTTCCATTCAAAGAGAAAGCGCTTTGAGTTTAGGGTTTGGCCCTTTGAAAATGATGTATTACATTATTTTACCTCAAAGCTTAAGCGTTTCCATGCCTTCCATAGGAGCGAATGTGATTTTTTTACTCAAAGAAACTTCGGTGGTGGGCGCGATAGCCCTAACCGATATTATGTTTGTGGCGAAAGATTTTATTGGCATTTATTACAAAACGACTGAAAGCCTGTTGATGTTAAGCCTCACTTATTTGATCGCTTTGCTCCCTTTGAGCGCTTTGTTTGTGATTTTAGAGCGTTCTTTTAAAAAGAAAGTGGCTTAA
- a CDS encoding amino acid ABC transporter permease (The N-terminal region of this protein, as described by TIGR01726, is a three transmembrane segment that identifies a subfamily of ABC transporter permease subunits, which specificities that include histidine, arginine, glutamine, glutamate, L-cystine (sic), the opines (in Agrobacterium) octopine and nopaline, etc.): MGVLLELDNLKRLLEGFETTLLIALSSAIVSIVVGMLLGSLMAFGSKIMVLACRVYLESIRIIPLLAWLFIVYFGLASWFDLHISAVLASVIVFSLWGGAEMMDLTRGVLTSVSKHQVESALALGLDSKKVIFNIIFPQSFLSLLPSSLNLFTRMIKTTALVSLIGAIDLLKVGQQIIELNLLRMPNASFVVYGVILMFYFALCYSLSLYSSYLEKKFQYIRG, translated from the coding sequence ATGGGAGTTTTATTAGAGTTAGACAATCTCAAGCGTTTGTTAGAAGGGTTTGAAACCACCCTTTTAATCGCTCTTAGCTCTGCGATTGTTTCAATCGTTGTTGGAATGCTTTTAGGGAGCTTGATGGCGTTTGGCTCTAAAATAATGGTTTTGGCGTGTCGTGTGTATTTAGAAAGCATTCGCATCATCCCGCTTTTAGCATGGCTGTTTATCGTGTATTTCGGGTTAGCGAGCTGGTTTGATTTGCATATCAGCGCGGTTTTAGCGAGCGTTATTGTTTTTAGTTTGTGGGGTGGCGCTGAAATGATGGATTTGACTAGAGGGGTTTTAACCTCCGTGAGCAAACACCAAGTAGAAAGCGCTCTAGCCTTAGGCTTAGATTCAAAAAAGGTGATTTTTAATATTATTTTCCCTCAAAGCTTTTTGTCTTTATTGCCCTCAAGCCTTAATTTATTCACGCGCATGATTAAAACCACAGCCTTAGTCTCTCTCATTGGAGCGATTGATTTGTTAAAAGTGGGCCAGCAAATCATAGAGCTTAACCTCTTACGCATGCCTAATGCGAGCTTTGTGGTTTATGGCGTTATCTTAATGTTTTACTTTGCTTTATGCTATAGTTTGAGCCTGTATAGTTCCTATTTAGAAAAAAAATTCCAATACATTAGAGGGTAA